A single window of Archangium gephyra DNA harbors:
- a CDS encoding lysoplasmalogenase — translation MRFIAPWNLGLAVLGGMGVAAFLAGIHLDLSWLRLSSKAVPVLCLAVWLWPPRERYAWWIAAGLVLSLVGDMVLEADEQLFLPALGAFLLAHVAYAAAYLTLSRTPRWSLGALFLLAGAGIWLFLRPHLGTLAPPVGVYVAVICTMMWRAAALMGAEGLARREQWAALAGALCFGLSDALLAFRLFVSPIEGMNYVSILLYWVGQLGIAFSAVPAQPQTRTYRSSTP, via the coding sequence ATGCGTTTCATCGCGCCCTGGAATCTCGGCCTCGCCGTGCTCGGAGGGATGGGCGTCGCCGCCTTCCTCGCCGGCATCCATCTGGACCTCTCCTGGCTGCGGCTCTCCAGCAAGGCCGTACCGGTGCTCTGCCTCGCCGTGTGGCTGTGGCCTCCGCGCGAGCGCTACGCCTGGTGGATCGCCGCCGGCCTCGTCCTCTCCCTGGTGGGCGACATGGTGCTGGAGGCCGACGAGCAACTGTTCCTGCCCGCCCTGGGGGCTTTCCTGCTGGCCCATGTGGCCTATGCCGCCGCGTACCTGACGCTCTCGCGTACACCGCGCTGGAGCCTGGGCGCGCTCTTCCTCCTCGCGGGCGCGGGCATCTGGCTGTTCCTCCGGCCCCACCTGGGAACCTTGGCCCCGCCCGTGGGCGTCTACGTCGCCGTCATCTGCACGATGATGTGGCGCGCGGCGGCCCTGATGGGCGCGGAAGGGCTCGCCCGGCGTGAACAGTGGGCCGCGCTGGCAGGAGCCCTGTGCTTCGGCCTGAGCGACGCGCTGCTCGCCTTCCGGCTCTTCGTGTCCCCCATCGAGGGCATGAACTATGTCAGCATCCTGCTCTACTGGGTTGGACAGCTCGGCATCGCCTTCTCGGCGGTCCCCGCGCAGCCCCAAACACGCACCTACCGGAGTTCCACGCCATGA